The Polyangiaceae bacterium genome includes a region encoding these proteins:
- a CDS encoding 30S ribosomal protein S1, protein MTQTQTQTPSGDSFAALFEQAAQGTGATEMGGEGQIVTGIIVAVNRDAVIVDIGGKSEGVIKADEFIDATGQLTIKPGDRVDVFIESRESDDGMISLSKEKADKMKVWDEISSACERDEIIEGTISQRVKGGLSVTIRGGVKAFLPGSQVDLRPIRNLDKLIGQTYEFKVIKFNKKRGNIVLSRRVLLERERDTLKAKTLAHLEEGMVLQGTIKNLTEYGAFVDLGGIDGLLHITDMSWGRVNHPSEVFKVGDEVTVKVLKYNAETERVSLGLKQTQEDPWNHAEEVYVIGKRVKGKVMSLTDYGAFVELEPGVEGLIHVSEMSWTKKVKHPSKMMEIGNEVECQVLEVDSKAKRISLGLKQLEPDPWTLFTDKYKPGDKITGKVRSITDYGVFIGIEEGVDGMVHKTDLSWTVKINNPADLYNKGDEVEAIILSINHDEKKVSLGVKQLWDDPWGTILEKYKPGAVVDEVTVLSVVDYGAFVRIAEGIEALIPSGDLDANLSPAPGDKLKAEVSNIDSMDRRITLTMRNVGSSPAAEQFQALAREKAGQGATLGDLLKGKLGDKLAELTGEKKE, encoded by the coding sequence GGTGCGACCGAGATGGGCGGCGAAGGCCAGATCGTCACCGGAATCATCGTCGCCGTGAACCGTGACGCGGTCATCGTCGACATCGGGGGCAAGAGCGAAGGCGTCATCAAGGCGGACGAGTTCATCGACGCCACCGGTCAGCTGACCATCAAGCCCGGCGACCGAGTGGACGTCTTCATCGAGAGTCGCGAGAGCGACGACGGCATGATCTCCCTGTCCAAGGAGAAGGCCGACAAGATGAAGGTGTGGGACGAGATCTCGAGCGCTTGCGAGCGTGACGAGATCATCGAAGGCACCATCAGCCAGCGCGTGAAGGGTGGCCTGTCCGTCACCATCCGCGGCGGGGTCAAGGCGTTCCTGCCCGGCAGCCAGGTGGACCTCCGGCCCATCCGCAACTTGGACAAGCTGATCGGTCAGACTTACGAGTTCAAGGTCATCAAGTTCAACAAGAAGCGCGGCAACATCGTGCTCTCGCGCCGCGTGCTCCTCGAGCGGGAGCGCGACACGCTGAAGGCCAAGACCCTGGCCCACCTCGAGGAGGGCATGGTCCTCCAGGGCACCATCAAGAACCTCACCGAGTACGGCGCCTTCGTCGATCTGGGCGGCATCGACGGCCTGCTCCACATCACGGACATGTCCTGGGGCCGCGTGAATCACCCGAGTGAGGTGTTCAAGGTCGGCGACGAGGTCACCGTCAAGGTGCTGAAGTACAACGCCGAAACCGAACGCGTCAGCCTCGGCCTGAAGCAGACCCAGGAAGACCCCTGGAACCACGCCGAAGAGGTCTACGTCATCGGCAAGCGCGTGAAGGGCAAGGTGATGAGCCTGACCGACTACGGCGCGTTCGTGGAGCTCGAGCCGGGCGTCGAGGGCCTGATCCACGTCAGCGAGATGAGCTGGACGAAGAAGGTCAAGCACCCGAGCAAGATGATGGAGATCGGCAACGAGGTGGAGTGCCAGGTCCTCGAGGTCGATTCGAAGGCCAAGCGCATCAGCCTGGGCCTGAAGCAGCTCGAGCCCGATCCGTGGACGCTGTTCACCGACAAGTACAAGCCGGGCGACAAGATCACGGGCAAGGTCCGCTCGATCACCGACTACGGCGTGTTCATCGGCATCGAGGAAGGCGTCGACGGCATGGTCCACAAGACCGACCTGTCGTGGACGGTCAAGATCAACAACCCGGCCGACCTCTACAACAAGGGTGACGAGGTCGAGGCGATCATCCTCAGCATCAACCACGACGAGAAGAAGGTCTCGCTGGGCGTGAAGCAGCTCTGGGACGACCCGTGGGGCACGATCCTCGAGAAGTACAAGCCCGGCGCGGTGGTCGACGAGGTGACCGTGCTTTCGGTGGTCGACTACGGTGCGTTCGTTCGCATCGCGGAGGGCATCGAGGCGCTCATCCCCAGCGGCGACCTGGACGCCAACCTGTCGCCCGCCCCGGGCGACAAGCTCAAGGCCGAGGTCTCCAACATCGACTCGATGGACCGCCGCATCACCCTGACGATGCGCAACGTCGGCTCGAGCCCCGCCGCGGAGCAGTTCCAGGCCCTCGCCCGCGAGAAGGCCGGCCAGGGCGCGACCCTGGGCGATCTCCTCAAGGGCAAGCTCGGCGACAAGCTCGCGGAGCTGACCGGCGAAAAGAAGGAGTGA